From Brassica oleracea var. oleracea cultivar TO1000 chromosome C3, BOL, whole genome shotgun sequence, a single genomic window includes:
- the LOC106332529 gene encoding random slug protein 5, with amino-acid sequence MFKRRNAHQLDDGSQHDNKVRELRSAIEPLSGQSLVFCSDASLRRYLAARNWNVEKAKKMLEETLKWRSTYKPQEIRWNQVAHEGETGKVSRASFHDRQGRVVLIMRPALQNSTSAEGNIKHLVYLLENAILNLPKGQEQMSWLIDFTGWSMAANVPMKTTREIVYILQNHYPERLGIAFLYNPPRLFQAVYRAVQYFLDPCTAQKVKFVYPKDKTSDELMISHFDVENLPKEFGGEATLEYDHEEFSKQMCEDDVKTAKFWGLEEKQYPKPNGFSPADVVLEPANSLASAAS; translated from the exons ATGTTTAAGAGAAGGAATGCGCACCAACTTGATGATGGTTCTCAGCATGATAACAAG GTTAGAGAATTGAGATCTGCGATAGAGCCGCTCTCTGGACAAAGTTTAGTGTTCTGCTCTGATGCTTCCTTGAGGAGATATTTGGCTGCTCGTAACTGGAATGTGGAGAAAGCCAAAAAAATGCTTGAGGAGACTCTCAAGTGGAGATCAACATACAAACCTCAAGAGATCCGTTGG AATCAAGTAGCACATGAAGGTGAGACCGGTAAAGTTTCAAGAGCTAGTTTTCATGATAGACAAGGCAGAGTAGTACTTATAATGAGACCAGCATTACAG AACTCAACATCAGCAGAAGGTAATATCAAGCATTTGGTATATCTTCTTGAAAATGCAATCCTCAATCTTCCCAAGGGACAAGAACAAATGTCTTGGCTCATTGATTTCACTGGTTGGTCTATGGCTGCTAATGTCCCTATGAAAACAACACGTGAGATTGTCTACATTCTACAGAATCATTACCCTGAGAGACTCGGTATCGCCTTTCTCTACAATCCACCAAGACTCTTCCAAGCAGTCTACAGG GCTGTTCAGTACTTCTTGGACCCATGTACAGCTCAAAAGGTCAAGTTTGTGTACCCTAAAGACAAAACAAGTGATGAACTGATGATATCACACTTTGATGTTGAGAATCTTCCCAAGGAGTTTGGAGGAGAAGCAACACTAGAGTATGATCATGAGGAGTTCTCAAAACAAATGTGTGAAGATGATGTCAAAACAGCAAAGTTCTGGGGACTGGAAGAGAAACAGTATCCTAAACCAAACGGTTTCTCTCCAGCCGATGTTGTTCTTGAGCCAGCCAATTCTCTTGCATCAGCAGCTAGCTGA
- the LOC106330973 gene encoding vam6/Vps39-like protein, which yields MVMASSVSRGGRGFVEVRDFGVPDTVKSISWCGENICLGIRKEYVILNTANGTLSEVFPSGRVSPPLVTSLPSGELLLGKVNLGVASALRCSTSDREDLLVRGSKSYFRQRGFALLPRRVEVRLLRSPYPLIQTVLQNIRHLVKSNNAVIVGLDNSVHVLFPVSIGAQIVQLTAAGNFEEALALCKSLPPEDSSLRAAKESSIHTRFAHYLFENGSYEEAMEHFLASQVDITHVLSMYPSIILPKTTMIPEPDKNVDISGDEAALSRGSSGFSDDMESSSPRYLFESEGNAALESKKMSHNTLMALIKYLQKRRPGMIEKATSEGTEEVISDAVGKSKKSNRGRGVSPLNSGAREMAATLDTALLQALLHTGQSGAAVDLLKGVNYCDVNICEEILMTSKNYPAQLELFKSNSMHHEALKLLKQLLEKSKSNQSQTNVTQMFSPELIIEYLKPLCRTDPMLVLEYSMLVLESCPTQTYLETSLQTLSIRI from the exons ATGGTCATGGCTTCCTCTGTTTCTCGAG GAGGAAGAGGGTTTGTTGAAGTGAGAGACTTTGGAGTTCCTGATACTGTAAAGTCCATTTCTTGGTGCGGTGAAAACATTTGCTTAGGGATTAGGAAAGAGTATGTGATACTTAACACTGCTAATGGGACACTCTCTGAGGTGTTTCCTTCTGGTAGAGTTTCTCCTCCTCTTGTGACTTCTCTACCTTCTGGTGAACTTCTCTTGGGGAAGGTGAATCTTGGTGTAGCATCTGCCTTGAGGTGTT CTACTTCAGACAGAGAGGATTTGCTGGTCAGAGGCTCCAAAAGCTACTTCAGACAGAGAGGATTTGCCTTGTTGCCACGGCGAGTTGAG GTTCGCTTGCTACGAAGCCCCTATCCTTTAATACAGACTGTTCTCCAAAATATTCGGCACCTTGTCAAGAGTAACAATGCTGTGATTGTTGGTTTGGATAACTCTGTTCATGTTCTCTTTCCTGTTTCTATTGGTGCCCAG ATTGTACAGTTAACAGCTGCTGGAAACTTTGAGGAAGCCTTAGCTCTATGCAAGTCACTCCCTCCTGAAGACTCAAGCCTAAGAGCCGCGAAAGAGAGTTCTATTCATACAAG ATTCGCTCATTATCTTTTTGAG AACGGGAGCTATGAGGAAGCCATGGAACACTTCCTGGCATCTCAAGTAGACATCACACATGTACTTTCCATGTACCCATCCATTATTCTTCCTAAAACAACAATGATTCCTGAACCAGATAAGAATGTGGACATCTCTGGGGATGAAGCTGCTCTGTCTAGAGGCTCATCCGGCTTTTCGGATGACATGGAGTCTTCCTCTCCTCGATATTTATTCGAATCTGAAGGCAATGCAGCTCTTGAATCTAAGAAAATGAGTCACAACACTCTGATGGCTCTTATAAAGTACTTGCAGAAGAGGAGACCTGGTATGATAGAGAAGGCTACTTCTGAAGGAACAGAAGAGGTTATTTCAGATGCTGTTGGCAAGTCTAAGAAGTCCAACAGG GGACGTGGTGTGAGTCCGCTTAACTCAGGTGCCAGGGAGATGGCAGCAACCCTTGACACAGCTCTTCTGCAAGCACTTCTACACACTGGCCAGTCCGGAGCTGCTGTAGATTTATTAAAGGGTGTTAACTACTGTGACGTAAACATCTGTGAGGAGATTCTCATGACAAGTAAAAATTACCCTGCACAGTTGGAATTGTTCAAGAGCAATTCGATGCACCATGAAGCCCTTAAACTTCTTAAACAGCTCTTGGAAAAGTCCAAATCAAACCAGTCACAAACTAATGTTACGCAGATGTTTAGTCCTGAGTTGATCATTGAATATCTCAAGCCTCTCTGCAGGACTGATCCAATGCTTGTGTTGGAGTACTCTATGCTTGTCCTTGAAAGCTGTCCAACACAAACTTATCTGGAAACATCTCTGCAGACCTTGTCAATTCGTATCTGA